One segment of Streptomyces bathyalis DNA contains the following:
- the nuoE gene encoding NADH-quinone oxidoreductase subunit NuoE: MTTAPDRGSAPEAPMLGIPAMPAPDYPADVRERLEPDAREIIARYPNSRSALLPLLHLVQSEEGHVTPTGQRFCAEMLDLTTAEVNAVATFYSMYRRKPSGDYQVGVCTNTLCAVMGGDAIFDDLKQHLGVGNNETTEDGKVTLEHIECNAACDYAPVVMVNWEFFDNQTPESARRLVDDLRAGREVLPTRGAPMCTFKETARILAGFPDQRPGAVEATGGGGEPSIAGLRLARGEAPAGRLAHPRGPAGPADQPMPLPGEEAPQSHPSSHDLPQSTSASDPASEANPVRPESGEESE; encoded by the coding sequence ATGACCACCGCGCCCGACCGGGGCAGTGCCCCCGAAGCACCCATGCTCGGCATCCCCGCGATGCCGGCGCCGGACTATCCGGCCGACGTGCGCGAGCGGCTGGAGCCGGACGCACGGGAGATCATCGCCCGCTACCCCAACAGCCGCTCCGCGCTGCTGCCGCTGCTGCACCTGGTGCAGTCCGAGGAGGGGCACGTCACGCCCACCGGGCAGCGCTTCTGCGCCGAGATGCTGGACCTGACGACGGCGGAGGTGAACGCCGTCGCGACGTTCTACTCCATGTACCGGCGCAAGCCCTCCGGCGACTACCAGGTCGGCGTCTGCACCAACACGCTGTGCGCGGTGATGGGCGGCGACGCCATCTTCGACGACCTCAAGCAGCACCTGGGCGTGGGCAACAACGAGACCACCGAGGACGGCAAGGTCACGCTGGAGCACATCGAGTGCAACGCGGCCTGCGACTACGCACCCGTCGTGATGGTCAACTGGGAGTTCTTCGACAACCAGACGCCCGAATCCGCCCGCAGGCTCGTCGACGACCTGCGCGCCGGACGCGAGGTCCTGCCGACGCGGGGTGCGCCGATGTGCACCTTCAAGGAGACGGCGCGCATCCTCGCCGGCTTCCCCGACCAGCGCCCCGGCGCCGTCGAGGCGACCGGCGGCGGGGGCGAACCGTCCATCGCCGGGCTGCGGTTGGCCAGGGGCGAAGCGCCCGCAGGCAGGCTCGCGCATCCGCGGGGCCCGGCCGGTCCCGCCGACCAGCCCATGCCGCTTCCGGGTGAGGAAGCCCCGCAGAGCCACCCCAGTTCGCACGATCTGCCGCAGTCGACGTCTGCGTCCGATCCGGCCAGCGAGGCCAACCCGGTGCGGCCGGAGTCGGGGGAGGAGAGCGAGTAA
- a CDS encoding NADH-quinone oxidoreductase subunit D, translating into MSTPTPAHAPAGIRETTEGTVYDVTGGDWDEVAAAAARSDDERIIVNMGPQHPSTHGVLRLILEIDGETVTEARCGIGYLHTGIEKNLEYRTWTQGTTFVTRMDYLTPFFNETAYCMAVEKLLGIEDDIPDRANVIRVLMMELNRLSSHLVAIATGGMELGATTVMIFGFRDRELVLDLYELITGLRMNHAYIRPGGLSQDLPPGTVDALREFLKKMKKNLPEYDALCSGNPVFKARLQDIGYLDLAGCMALGATGPILRSAGLPHDLRKSQPYCGYETYDFEVPTLDTCDSYGRFLLRLEEMRQSLHIIEQCIDRLEPGPVMVGDKKIAWPAQLALGPDGLGNSLDHIKNIMGTSMEALIHHFKLVTEGFRVPPGQAYAAVESPKGELGVHAVSDGGTRPYRVHFRDPSFTNLEAMAAMCEGGQVADVIVAVASIDPVMGGVDR; encoded by the coding sequence ATGAGCACGCCAACCCCTGCCCACGCACCCGCGGGCATCCGCGAGACCACCGAGGGCACCGTCTACGACGTCACCGGGGGCGACTGGGACGAGGTCGCAGCCGCTGCCGCCCGGAGCGACGACGAGCGGATCATCGTCAACATGGGCCCGCAGCACCCCTCCACGCACGGCGTGCTGCGGCTCATCCTCGAGATCGACGGCGAGACGGTCACCGAGGCCCGCTGCGGCATCGGCTACCTGCACACCGGCATCGAGAAGAACCTCGAGTACCGGACGTGGACGCAGGGCACGACGTTCGTGACGCGCATGGACTACCTCACGCCGTTCTTCAACGAGACGGCGTACTGCATGGCGGTCGAGAAGCTGCTCGGCATCGAGGACGACATCCCGGACCGCGCCAACGTCATCCGCGTCCTGATGATGGAGCTGAACAGGCTCTCCTCGCACCTGGTGGCCATCGCCACCGGCGGCATGGAGCTCGGCGCGACGACCGTCATGATCTTCGGCTTCCGAGACCGCGAACTGGTCCTGGACCTGTACGAGTTGATCACCGGTCTGCGGATGAACCACGCCTACATCCGCCCCGGAGGCCTCTCCCAGGACCTTCCGCCCGGCACGGTCGACGCGCTGCGCGAATTCCTGAAGAAGATGAAGAAGAACCTGCCCGAGTACGACGCGCTGTGCTCCGGCAACCCCGTCTTCAAGGCCCGCCTCCAGGACATCGGCTACCTCGACCTGGCCGGGTGCATGGCGCTCGGCGCCACCGGCCCGATCCTGCGCTCCGCGGGTCTCCCGCACGACCTGCGCAAGTCGCAGCCGTACTGCGGTTACGAGACGTACGACTTCGAGGTGCCGACGCTCGACACCTGCGACTCCTACGGGCGCTTCCTTCTCCGGCTGGAGGAGATGCGCCAGTCGCTGCACATCATCGAGCAGTGCATCGACCGCCTGGAGCCCGGACCGGTCATGGTCGGCGACAAGAAGATCGCCTGGCCCGCGCAGCTCGCGCTCGGCCCGGACGGTCTCGGCAACTCGCTGGACCACATCAAGAACATCATGGGCACCTCCATGGAGGCCCTGATCCACCACTTCAAGCTCGTCACCGAGGGATTCCGCGTCCCGCCGGGGCAGGCCTACGCGGCGGTGGAGTCCCCGAAGGGCGAACTCGGCGTGCACGCCGTGAGCGACGGCGGCACCCGTCCGTACCGCGTGCACTTCCGTGACCCCTCCTTCACCAACCTCGAAGCCATGGCGGCGATGTGCGAAGGCGGCCAGGTCGCCGACGTGATCGTGGCCGTGGCGTCCATCGACCCCGTGATGGGAGGCGTCGACCGATGA
- a CDS encoding NADH-quinone oxidoreductase subunit C, which translates to MTENNKDDSSANGENGNGSVPAPRQDPGEAIGVRRGMFGASNGGDTSGYGGLVRTVRLPGASRRPYGGWFDEVADELEGALEEQGLAPEEAIEKTVVDRGEITFHIAREHLVQVARTLRDDPALRFELCTGVSGVHFPGDKGRELHAVNHLRSITHNRMIRIEVSAPDADPHIPSIVEVYPTNDWHERETYDFFGIVFDGHPALTRIMMPDDWQGHPQRKDYPLGGIPVEYKGAQIPAPDQRRSYS; encoded by the coding sequence TTGACCGAGAACAACAAGGACGACAGCAGCGCCAACGGGGAGAACGGGAACGGCTCCGTGCCCGCGCCCCGTCAGGATCCCGGTGAGGCCATCGGCGTCCGCCGCGGGATGTTCGGCGCCAGCAACGGTGGCGACACCTCGGGTTACGGCGGCCTCGTCCGTACGGTCCGGCTGCCCGGTGCGAGCCGGCGTCCCTACGGGGGCTGGTTCGACGAGGTGGCGGACGAACTCGAAGGCGCCCTGGAGGAGCAGGGACTTGCTCCCGAGGAGGCCATCGAGAAGACGGTCGTCGACCGCGGCGAGATCACCTTCCACATCGCACGCGAGCACCTCGTACAGGTCGCACGTACCCTCCGGGACGACCCGGCGCTGCGCTTCGAGCTGTGCACCGGGGTCAGCGGCGTGCACTTCCCCGGCGACAAGGGCCGGGAGCTGCACGCGGTCAACCACCTGCGTTCGATCACGCACAACCGGATGATCCGGATCGAGGTCAGCGCGCCCGACGCCGATCCGCACATCCCCTCGATCGTCGAGGTCTACCCGACCAACGACTGGCACGAGCGCGAGACGTACGACTTCTTCGGCATCGTCTTCGACGGCCACCCCGCGCTGACGCGGATCATGATGCCCGACGACTGGCAGGGCCACCCGCAGCGCAAGGACTACCCGCTCGGCGGCATCCCCGTCGAGTACAAGGGCGCCCAGATCCCGGCTCCCGACCAGCGGAGGTCGTACAGCTGA
- a CDS encoding NuoB/complex I 20 kDa subunit family protein, producing MGLEEKLPSGFLLTTVEQAAGWVRKSSMFPATFGLACCAIEMMTTGAGRYDLARFGMEVFRGSPRQADLMIVAGRVSQKMAPVLRQVYDQMPNPKWVISMGVCASSGGMFNNYAIVQGVDHIVPVDIYLPGCPPRPEMLLDSILKLHKHVQGEKLGVNREEAAREAEEAARKALPTIEMKGLLR from the coding sequence ATGGGACTCGAAGAGAAGCTGCCGAGCGGCTTCCTGCTGACCACCGTCGAGCAGGCCGCGGGCTGGGTGCGTAAGTCGTCCATGTTCCCGGCGACCTTCGGACTCGCCTGCTGCGCCATCGAGATGATGACGACGGGCGCGGGCCGCTACGACCTCGCCCGCTTCGGCATGGAGGTCTTCCGCGGGTCGCCCCGCCAGGCCGACCTCATGATCGTGGCCGGCCGCGTCAGCCAGAAGATGGCTCCGGTGCTGCGGCAGGTCTACGACCAGATGCCGAACCCCAAGTGGGTCATCTCCATGGGCGTCTGCGCCTCGTCCGGCGGGATGTTCAACAACTACGCGATCGTGCAGGGCGTCGACCACATCGTTCCGGTCGACATCTACCTGCCCGGCTGCCCGCCGCGCCCCGAGATGCTCCTGGACTCGATCCTCAAGCTGCACAAGCACGTGCAGGGCGAGAAGCTCGGCGTCAACCGCGAAGAGGCCGCCCGTGAGGCGGAGGAGGCGGCGCGCAAGGCGCTCCCGACGATCGAGATGAAGGGGCTCCTGCGTTGA
- a CDS encoding NADH-quinone oxidoreductase subunit A codes for MNAYTPILVLGAIAAGFAIFSVVAASVIGPKRYNRAKLEAYECGIEPTPQPAGGGRFPVKYYLTAMLFIVFDIEIVFLYPWAVHFDSLGIFGLAEMLVFVALIGVAYAYDWRRGGLEWD; via the coding sequence GTGAACGCCTACACGCCAATCCTTGTACTGGGAGCCATCGCGGCGGGCTTCGCGATCTTCTCGGTGGTCGCGGCATCGGTCATCGGCCCCAAGCGCTACAACAGGGCCAAGCTGGAGGCGTACGAGTGCGGCATCGAGCCGACTCCGCAGCCGGCCGGCGGCGGGCGATTCCCGGTCAAGTACTACCTGACGGCGATGCTCTTCATCGTCTTCGACATCGAAATCGTCTTTCTCTACCCGTGGGCGGTCCACTTCGACTCCCTCGGGATCTTCGGCCTCGCCGAAATGCTGGTCTTCGTCGCCCTCATCGGCGTCGCGTACGCCTACGACTGGCGGCGCGGCGGCCTGGAATGGGATTAA
- a CDS encoding C40 family peptidase: MSRNAHVPRHRKPRTSNVNKALRAGATGGVLGAVALTTAISPASSAAEKQDEATETVEMAAVSNTVEGSTSKAADSLKTNALQRQVTQAEASAADRAQAEARKAEQAAERKAEAARKKAAEERASRTSERTSLSAGSGNIAGVISFLKAQVGKSYVLGASGPSSYDCSGLTQAAFKQLGVSLPRTSQAQSTAGTSVSMDSLQKGDLLYWGGAGSAYHVGVYVGDGKFIGAQNSSTGVVEKPLDYDPPTGALRLT, from the coding sequence ATGTCCCGGAACGCTCACGTACCCAGACACCGGAAACCCCGCACCAGCAACGTGAACAAGGCGCTGCGTGCAGGGGCGACGGGTGGCGTCTTGGGAGCAGTCGCCCTCACCACGGCGATCTCCCCGGCGTCCTCGGCGGCCGAGAAGCAGGATGAAGCCACCGAGACAGTCGAAATGGCTGCGGTCAGCAACACGGTGGAGGGGTCCACCTCCAAAGCAGCCGACTCGCTCAAGACCAACGCACTCCAGCGACAGGTGACACAGGCCGAGGCCAGTGCCGCGGACCGTGCGCAGGCTGAGGCGCGCAAGGCCGAACAGGCCGCCGAGCGCAAGGCCGAGGCCGCGCGCAAGAAGGCCGCCGAGGAGCGCGCTTCGCGCACCAGCGAGCGCACGTCTCTCTCGGCCGGCAGCGGCAACATCGCCGGAGTCATCAGCTTCCTCAAGGCCCAGGTCGGCAAGTCATACGTGCTGGGCGCCAGCGGGCCTTCCTCCTACGACTGCTCCGGACTGACGCAGGCCGCCTTCAAGCAGCTCGGCGTGAGCCTGCCGCGCACCTCCCAGGCGCAGTCCACCGCGGGCACCTCCGTCTCCATGGACTCCCTGCAGAAGGGCGACCTCCTCTACTGGGGCGGCGCCGGCAGCGCGTACCACGTCGGTGTCTACGTCGGGGACGGCAAGTTCATCGGCGCGCAGAACTCCTCGACTGGTGTCGTCGAGAAGCCCCTGGACTACGACCCGCCGACAGGCGCACTCCGCCTCACCTGA
- a CDS encoding peptidoglycan recognition protein family protein, protein MPNMTWLADVLRQGGLKVQEEGGWQTRGHGEMGDVRGILLHHTAGPAEGNYPSLNIVRDGDASLPGPRAQLGLARDGTWIVIAAGVAYHAGKGGPWESVPKDEGNEYMIGVEAESVGTHPDWTPEQLDSYPRGVAVLLRHVHQPASRAIGHKEWAPERKSDPAFWPGDMDGFRKEVERHLSGQGGPAPAPPQPGPGEPQPGGREFGTWGTGVKVHSEPKLDSPVVHTINGPTKVTVDFQQRGDLVNTDGFSNPWWAHIPQFNGFMTNIYIDHPDSLLPGVPQR, encoded by the coding sequence ATGCCGAACATGACGTGGTTGGCCGATGTGCTGAGGCAGGGCGGCCTGAAGGTCCAGGAGGAAGGCGGGTGGCAGACGCGCGGTCACGGCGAGATGGGTGACGTGAGGGGGATCCTGCTGCACCACACCGCGGGCCCCGCCGAAGGCAACTACCCGAGCCTGAACATCGTCAGGGACGGCGACGCCTCGCTGCCCGGGCCCCGCGCCCAGCTCGGTCTGGCCAGGGACGGCACCTGGATCGTCATCGCCGCGGGGGTGGCGTACCACGCGGGCAAGGGCGGCCCCTGGGAGAGCGTGCCGAAGGACGAGGGCAACGAGTACATGATCGGGGTCGAGGCCGAGTCCGTTGGCACGCACCCGGACTGGACACCGGAGCAGCTCGACTCGTACCCACGCGGGGTGGCGGTGCTGCTGAGGCACGTGCATCAGCCCGCGTCGCGGGCGATCGGGCACAAGGAGTGGGCACCGGAGCGCAAGAGCGACCCGGCCTTCTGGCCGGGCGACATGGACGGCTTCCGCAAGGAGGTCGAGAGGCATCTGAGCGGGCAGGGCGGGCCGGCTCCGGCGCCGCCTCAGCCTGGTCCGGGCGAGCCGCAGCCGGGTGGCCGGGAGTTCGGGACGTGGGGCACGGGCGTGAAGGTGCACAGCGAGCCCAAGCTGGACTCGCCCGTGGTGCACACCATCAACGGCCCGACGAAGGTGACCGTCGACTTCCAGCAGCGCGGTGACCTGGTCAACACCGACGGGTTCAGCAACCCCTGGTGGGCCCACATCCCGCAGTTCAACGGCTTCATGACGAACATCTACATCGATCACCCGGACTCCCTCCTGCCGGGAGTCCCCCAGCGCTGA
- a CDS encoding ArsR/SmtB family transcription factor produces the protein MPIRIHFEAEDLARTQVAGAPDPLWETLLSLHVLQEREGTSVFGKWRKRTRALVPAYVRHFLCALAPPRGYSPDFLTPAESANGLEAGLEALLSTSRERLGTDMSRLAVNRHVPERARDVGPRGLERLADAISSYHAQAIAPYHTQIRGHLEADRAERAHRVLNGGVEHLLDGLHPNLRWEPPVLEVRGTHVDRDVPLGGRGLRLVPSFFCRRNPVTLREVSLQPVLVYPVEHQPGWDEADFRVRPKTDSEESPCAALLGRTRAAALEVVASGCTTSELARRLNISPATATHHTAILREAGLITSHRAGASVHHTLGSLGSALLRRASHSGDALPAA, from the coding sequence ATGCCCATCCGCATCCACTTCGAGGCAGAGGACCTGGCAAGGACTCAAGTGGCAGGGGCGCCCGACCCGTTGTGGGAGACGCTGCTCAGCCTGCACGTACTTCAGGAGCGGGAAGGAACATCAGTCTTCGGGAAGTGGAGGAAGCGCACGCGCGCGCTGGTCCCGGCATACGTCAGGCACTTTCTGTGCGCGCTCGCACCGCCCCGCGGATACTCACCGGACTTCCTCACTCCCGCCGAGTCCGCGAACGGGCTGGAGGCGGGGCTCGAAGCCCTGCTCTCCACTTCCCGCGAGCGCCTCGGCACGGACATGAGCAGGCTCGCCGTGAACCGCCATGTCCCGGAGCGGGCGAGGGATGTCGGCCCGCGCGGCCTGGAGCGCCTGGCCGACGCCATCAGCAGCTATCACGCGCAGGCGATCGCTCCCTACCACACGCAGATCCGCGGCCATCTGGAGGCCGACCGCGCCGAGCGGGCCCACCGCGTGCTGAACGGCGGGGTCGAGCACTTGCTCGACGGCCTGCATCCGAACCTGCGCTGGGAACCTCCCGTGCTGGAGGTACGGGGCACTCACGTGGACCGTGACGTTCCGCTGGGCGGTCGCGGTCTGCGTCTCGTCCCGTCGTTCTTCTGCCGGCGCAATCCGGTCACGCTGCGGGAGGTGTCCCTCCAGCCGGTCCTGGTCTACCCGGTCGAGCACCAGCCGGGATGGGACGAGGCGGACTTCAGGGTGCGCCCGAAGACGGACAGCGAGGAGAGCCCGTGTGCCGCGCTTCTCGGTCGGACCCGCGCGGCGGCACTCGAGGTCGTGGCCTCCGGCTGCACGACGTCGGAACTGGCCCGCCGTCTCAACATCTCACCGGCGACGGCCACCCACCACACCGCGATCCTGCGGGAGGCGGGTCTGATCACCTCGCACCGTGCCGGCGCAAGCGTCCATCACACGCTGGGATCTCTGGGCTCGGCGCTGCTGCGGCGGGCATCGCACTCGGGAGACGCGCTGCCTGCCGCGTGA